In Pseudosulfitobacter pseudonitzschiae, the sequence TGCTGCGCGCAAGAACGAAGAAGCCTATGAGCACGTCTATATCCTGCACCATCCCGACGAGGAGCGCCCTGCGTGCCGTCCGTTGCGCACTTCGCCTGCTTATGACCGGCAGGCGGCCAAAGGGGCACAGTTCGGTTGGGTCAATGGCTGGGAGCGCCCAAACTATTATGCACCCGAGGGGTTTAATGACCACGATGCGCGCAGTTTCCGGCGCGGCGGCTGGTGGCAATATGCGGTAGAGGAGGCCAAGGCGATCCGCGAAGGCGTGGGGCTGATCGATGCCACAGCCTTTACCAAACATCTGCTCAAAGGGCCCGGAGCAACGGCCTTTCTGGATTGGTTCACCTGCAACAAGCTGCCATCGGTGGGTCGCATCAACCTGACCTATGCGCTGACCGGTGCAGGCACCACGCGCACGGAATATACCATCGTGCGGCTGGCGCAGGATGAATATTATCTGGTCTCGGCAGGGGCATGGACCGCCTATGACAGCGATTATCTGCGCAAGGCGATTGCCGACAAGACGCCCGAATTCGGCTATGTCGAATGCCATGATGTCACCACGCAGTGGGGTGTGTTTGCCATCGCGGGACCGAAAACGCGCGATGTGCTGAACACGCTGGTCAAGGATGCCGATCCGGCCACGGTGCTGTCGAACAAGCGGTTCCCGTGGTTGACCATGCGCAACATCGAATTGGGGATGTGTCCGGTGCGCGCGATCCGCGTGGCCTATACCGGCGAGTTGGGTTGGGAATTGCACCACCCTATCGAGATGCAGAACTATCTGTGGGACCAGCTGATGCAGGCCGGCGAGCCGCACGGACTGAAGCTGGTGGGCGCGCGCGCGCAGAACTGGCTGCGGCAGGAGAAATCCTATCGCGCCTTTGGTACCGAACTGGGCCGGGATGCGACCCCGCTTGAGGCTGATCTGCCGCGTTTTGTGGATCTGTCCAAAGCGTTTCACGGAAAAGCCGAGATGGAGGCCAAAGGGGTCCGTTCGAAATGCGTTACACTGCTGATCGACGGGCCAGCCGATGCCGACCCGTGGGGCCGCGAGGTTCTTTATCATGGCGACACCCGTGTGGGGCGTCTGACGTCGGGCGGCTATTCCGTGGCCTTCGGGAAATCCATCGGCATGGGCTATATCACGCCGGATCTGGCTGTTGCTGGAACGAAGCTGAAGGTCAAGATGTTCGATCAGCTTTGGGATGCGGAAGTGACCGAAGACAGCCCCTATGATCCGACAAATGCGAACATTCGTGTGGACGGCTAGGGATGCTGTCTGCTGAGACCTAAAAAGGCGGCGCTGGTGGGCGTCGCCTTTTGCTTTGGATCATCGCTTGTGTGCGGCCAGCCACGCCGTCCAGTCGGCGCGGCTGCCGTTAAAGACGTTCAGGTCCACTTCACCGACGATCCCCGGAATGATGCCGGTGGCTGAATATTGCCAGAACTTCCAGCTTTGGCCCGGATACGCTTCCGAGACGTTTTCTGCGGTCGAGCGCAGCCAGAAGTCGTAGCCGCGGAATGACCGCAGGCCGTTATCCTCGTAGAATTTTGGTGTGGTGTAGATGATCGGGCGCTGACCAAAGTGGGCCTCGACGATCTTGATCCAGCGGCGCATCTGGTCGCGCACGTCTCTTGCGGGCGGGCGGATGTGGGCGCAGGTGGGCGAAAACGGGTTCCATTCCATATCCAGCACGGGTGGCAACATGCCCGGCGTGCGGGGGACGTTGCGGATGAACCAGCGGGCCTGATCCTCGGGTGATGTGCAGAAATAGTAGAAATGATAGGCACCACGTTCGACGCCAGCGCGCCCAGCATCGCGCCAGTGGTGTTTGAAAGCGGGGTCAAGCAGATCACCGCCTTCGGTGGCCTTGAGAAAGGCAAAGTTCACGCCGTTGCGCCGCGCCTTGTTCCAGTCTATCGAGTCTTGAAACCGTGCCGCGTCGATGCCTTGCACCGGAAAACGCTGCGGTGCGCGGCCTTGAAAGTCGACGGGATGAATGTCCGAGAAATTGGGGGCAAAGATCACGCCCTCGGGGGCGGGCGGTGCATTGGTGCCGGGGGCACCACAAGCAACCAGCGCCAGCAGGCTGAGCAGGGCAAGGCGTCGGGTCAAGGACATGGGCGGGCCTTCGTATAAATTTAGAGATGAAAGCGGCCGGGCGACAGGGACGCGACGGTTTCGGCGTCTACTTCTGGTGTCTGCCCCGTTACCAGATCGGCCAGCAGTTGCGAGGCGGCTGGCGCGGTCTGAAAGCCATAGCCGCCCTGACCTGCGCACCAGACAAAGGCCGGGTTCACCGGATCGCGGCCCAGCACCAGCGTACGGTCGGGAGCGAAACTGCGCAGACCGGCCCATGAGGCCTCAAGCCGTGTCACCTCGGTTGTGACGTGCTGGCTGTAGCGGTCCAGCCCTTCAGCCAGCACCATGTCGTCAGCCCACGCGTCATGGGGTGTGGTTGCGTGTTCTTCTGCGGGCGAGACCAGCAACGACCCTGCGTCGGGCTTGGCGTACCATGTTTCGTTGACGCCGAAAAAGATCGGCCAGCCGCTGATGTCATATCCGCCCGGCGCGGGAATGCGTGCCATCGAACGGCGATAGGGGGTAAGTCCGATGGGGGCAAGGCCGGCCAGTTCTGCCACCTGATCAGCCCAGGCCCCTGCGGCATTGACCAAAGTCGCGGCGTGGTGGGTTTGCCCGCCTGCGGTGACGGTCCACATACCACCGGCAAAGTCGACCTGCGTTACGGGTGATTTCGTCAACACCTGCCCGCCGTTGCCGCGCACCTGTTTGGCAAAGTCCTGTATCATTCGGTCGGTGTCGATGTCATAGGCCTCGACGTGATAGGCGGCGCGGGTGATCTGATCGTTCAGGATCGGGACAATCGCGCGGGCTTCGTCCACCGAAATCTCGGGACATTTCAGGTTTGCGGCGTCGGTGTCAAAACCTGCATGCTCGCCCTTGCGCCCCACCAGCATAAAGCCGCGGGGGCTAAGGTAGGG encodes:
- a CDS encoding GcvT family protein is translated as MKTNVKALVVGGGAVGTSIAYHLARAGWEDVMLLERDELTSGSTWHAAGLLPYFNMSFATTHIHDYSIRFYKTLEEETGLNAGFAVVGNLRMAQTKERMDEYMLYASTAETCGVPYTFMTPDEIKAKWPLIRTEDLQGALYHQTDGYINPADVTMAMAKGARQRGVMIERKWQADAFHWNGTAWEVTATKMVEKGGNLVPSDEQIVITAEHVVTASGNHAQRTAKMLGIKMPAIPVEHQFIVMDQDPELVVFRKQEGNVEHPVIRDADAQSYVREERGGWILGVYEKDAPARFEYGVPDSFRADLFQLDLERIEDQYMAMNHRIPSAENCGLKDDFNGPICYTPDGNPLVGPAPGLRNMWLAEGFSFGITAAGGTGYYLAQLMVEGEADIDMASLDPKRYGDWMTTEFAARKNEEAYEHVYILHHPDEERPACRPLRTSPAYDRQAAKGAQFGWVNGWERPNYYAPEGFNDHDARSFRRGGWWQYAVEEAKAIREGVGLIDATAFTKHLLKGPGATAFLDWFTCNKLPSVGRINLTYALTGAGTTRTEYTIVRLAQDEYYLVSAGAWTAYDSDYLRKAIADKTPEFGYVECHDVTTQWGVFAIAGPKTRDVLNTLVKDADPATVLSNKRFPWLTMRNIELGMCPVRAIRVAYTGELGWELHHPIEMQNYLWDQLMQAGEPHGLKLVGARAQNWLRQEKSYRAFGTELGRDATPLEADLPRFVDLSKAFHGKAEMEAKGVRSKCVTLLIDGPADADPWGREVLYHGDTRVGRLTSGGYSVAFGKSIGMGYITPDLAVAGTKLKVKMFDQLWDAEVTEDSPYDPTNANIRVDG
- a CDS encoding glycoside hydrolase family 25 protein; the protein is MSLTRRLALLSLLALVACGAPGTNAPPAPEGVIFAPNFSDIHPVDFQGRAPQRFPVQGIDAARFQDSIDWNKARRNGVNFAFLKATEGGDLLDPAFKHHWRDAGRAGVERGAYHFYYFCTSPEDQARWFIRNVPRTPGMLPPVLDMEWNPFSPTCAHIRPPARDVRDQMRRWIKIVEAHFGQRPIIYTTPKFYEDNGLRSFRGYDFWLRSTAENVSEAYPGQSWKFWQYSATGIIPGIVGEVDLNVFNGSRADWTAWLAAHKR
- a CDS encoding NAD(P)/FAD-dependent oxidoreductase, whose translation is MSDFLVIGGGIAGVSAAARLSAYGSVTVLESEVALGYHASGRSAALFEKNYGLPSVIALNHASDAYHQPYLSPRGFMLVGRKGEHAGFDTDAANLKCPEISVDEARAIVPILNDQITRAAYHVEAYDIDTDRMIQDFAKQVRGNGGQVLTKSPVTQVDFAGGMWTVTAGGQTHHAATLVNAAGAWADQVAELAGLAPIGLTPYRRSMARIPAPGGYDISGWPIFFGVNETWYAKPDAGSLLVSPAEEHATTPHDAWADDMVLAEGLDRYSQHVTTEVTRLEASWAGLRSFAPDRTLVLGRDPVNPAFVWCAGQGGYGFQTAPAASQLLADLVTGQTPEVDAETVASLSPGRFHL